The Mercurialis annua linkage group LG8, ddMerAnnu1.2, whole genome shotgun sequence genome window below encodes:
- the LOC126659584 gene encoding agmatine coumaroyltransferase-2-like: MKLDVRIESTKTVQPIYDDNHSHSSTFHLIPLSVFDKYTYNTHAARIFGYHPPTPPNATIEYGLTRVLSEYRVFAGRFGEDENGDPVIVLSDKGVKLVEAFVDCMLDQVPMVPSPALCGLYPSLNGVDDELVAVQLTRFTCGSLVVGITVHHWVTDGNALFKFLVDWGKVCRGIEISPLPLHDRTIFKPRNPPPFGFEHRGVKFIQTLLKDCPNNVEIVAEKVHFTTEFLSKIKAMTKPYSTYASLVAHLWRVSTIARGLNGSETSHVIVSVNGRTRMTPRVPYEYIGNMVLWAFPSGKINDILHDSMPDTAKVVHGAIANLNNNYFQSFVDFATYKLGKEEVSPITEFSDNSMLSPNLEVLSWVHFPIHDVDFGGGSPFMMLPSYAPMEGMIYLLPTAAKDGSIDALIFLFENNLSKFKQIVYSLDYSGSPL; this comes from the coding sequence ATGAAATTGGATGTGAGAATCGAGAGCACAAAAACAGTTCAGCCAATTTACGATGATAATCATTCTCATTCATCAACCTTCCACTTGATTCCTCTGAGTGTATTTGATAAGTACACCTACAACACCCATGCTGCTAGGATTTTCGGCTATCACCCACCAACACCACCAAATGCCACCATTGAGTACGGTCTCACAAGAGTCTTATCAGAGTACAGAGTTTTCGCAGGAAGATTCGGAGAAGACGAGAATGGCGATCCGGTCATTGTTCTGAGTGACAAAGGAGTGAAGCTAGTGGAAGCATTCGTGGACTGTATGCTTGATCAGGTGCCTATGGTGCCATCTCCTGCTCTTTGTGGCCTATATCCTAGCTTGAACGGGGTAGATGATGAGCTAGTGGCGGTTCAGCTCACAAGATTCACTTGTGGATCTTTGGTCGTTGGAATTACAGTGCATCACTGGGTTACGGATGGAAATGCACTCTTTAAGTTCTTGGTTGATTGGGGCAAAGTTTGTCGAGGAATCGAGATTAGCCCGCTTCCTTTACATGATCGAACCATCTTCAAACCTAGAAATCCTCCGCCATTCGGGTTTGAACATAGAGGAGTTAAGTTCATACAAACGTTGCTTAAAGATTGCCCCAACAATGTAGAGATTGTAGCCGAGAAAGTTCATTTTACAACGGAATTTCTTTCCAAGATCAAAGCTATGACCAAGCCGTATAGCACTTATGCTAGCTTGGTTGCTCATCTATGGCGAGTTTCAACAATAGCTCGCGGACTCAACGGATCTGAAACGAGCCATGTTATTGTCTCAGTCAATGGCCGCACGAGAATGACTCCGAGAGTACCCTATGAGTACATTGGCAACATGGTGTTATGGGCATTTCCAAGTGGAAAAATCAATGACATACTGCACGATTCAATGCCTGATACAGCTAAAGTCGTCCACGGCGCAATTGCAAATCTCAACAACAACTATTTCCAATCGTTCGTCGACTTTGCTACGTATAAATTGGGAAAAGAAGAAGTTAGTCCGATCACAGAATTTAGCGACAACTCTATGCTGAGCCCGAATTTGGAGGTGCTTAGCTGGGTGCATTTCCCGATTCATGATGTTGATTTTGGAGGAGGTAGTCCTTTTATGATGTTGCCATCTTATGCTCCAATGGAGGGAATGATCTATCTTTTGCCAACAGCTGCAAAGGATGGAAGCATTGATgccttaatttttcttttcgaAAATAATTTGTCGAAGTTTAAGCAGATTGTCTATTCGCTAGACTACAGCGGGAGTCCTCTCTAG
- the LOC126659793 gene encoding putrescine hydroxycinnamoyltransferase 3-like produces the protein MEINVRIDSTKIVVPIYDGNISSSSTLQFIPLSVFDKYTYNTHAAQIFAYHPPTPSNATIESGLKRVLSEYREFAGRLGEDEKGEPIIVLNDKGAKLVEASVDSKLDDVMPSEPSPVLRSLYPSLKEAEELVLVQLTSFACGSLVVGFIVHHSVADGNSTFKFLVDWGKVTRGVDISSLPLHDRTIFKPRNPPRFEFENRGVKFIQKLLKDCPDNVENNNNIVVQKVHFTADFLSKIKAMTKPYSTYDTLVAHLWRVLTKARGLNGFETSHVIVSVNGRMRMARKVPNEYLGNMVLWAFPSAKINDISHEQLPYVAKRVHDAISNVNNDYFESFIDFATYKLEKEEVCPTTTLSDKCISCPNLEVNSWVRFPIYDVDFGGGSPYMFLPSYFPMEGMIYLLPSAARDGTIDAFVFLFQNNVSKFKQIVYSLDHGRSRL, from the coding sequence ATGGAAATAAATGTGAGAATAGATAGCACGAAAATAGTTGTACCAATTTATGATGGTAATATTTCTTCTTCATCAACCTTGCAATTTATTCCTCTGAGTGTATTCGATAAGTACACCTACAACACTCATGCTGCTCAAATTTTTGCTTATCACCCACCAACACCATCGAATGCAACCATCGAGTCCGGTCTCAAGAGGGTCTTATCGGAATACAGAGAGTTTGCCGGGAGATTAGGAGAAGATGAGAAAGGTGAGCCCATCATTGTTTTGAATGATAAAGGAGCCAAACTAGTTGAAGCATCTGTCGACAGTAAGCTGGATGATGTGATGCCCTCGGAGCCATCTCCGGTTCTCCGTAGCCTTTATCCTAGCTTGAAAGAGGCGGAGGAGCTAGTGCTGGTTCAGCTCACAAGCTTCGCCTGTGGGTCTTTGGTTGTCGGATTTATCGTGCATCATTCAGTTGCTGATGGCAATTCAACCTTTAAGTTCTTGGTTGATTGGGGCAAAGTTACTCGAGGAGTCGACATCAGTTCGCTTCCTTTACATGATCGAACCATCTTCAAGCCTAGAAATCCTCCACGATTCGAGTTTGAAAATAGAGGAGTTAAGTTCATACAAAAATTGCTCAAAGATTGCCCTGATAATGTAGAGAACAACAATAATATTGTAGTTCAGAAAGTCCATTTTACAGCTGACTTTCTTTCCAAGATTAAAGCTATGACCAAGCCTTATAGCACTTACGATACCTTGGTTGCTCATCTATGGCGAGTTTTAACAAAAGCTCGCGGACTCAACGGATTCGAAACGAGTCATGTTATAGTCTCCGTCAATGGCCGCATGAGAATGGCTCGGAAAGTACCCAATGAGTACTTGGGGAACATGGTGCTATGGGCATTTCCAAGTGCAAAAATCAACGACATAAGCCACGAACAATTACCTTATGTAGCTAAACGCGTTCATGATGCGATTTCAAATGTGAACAACGACTACTTCGAATCCTTCATCGATTTTGCTACGTATAAGTtagaaaaagaagaagtatGTCCGACAACAACATTAAGCGATAAGTGCATTTCGTGTCCGAATTTGGAGGTGAATAGCTGGGTGCGATTCCCGATTTACGATGTTGATTTTGGAGGAGGGAGTCCTTACATGTTCTTGCCATCTTATTTTCCAATGGAAGGAATGATCTATCTACTCCCATCAGCTGCAAGGGATGGAACCATTGATGCCTTTGTATTTCTTTTTCAAAACAACGTGTCTAAGTTTAAACAGATTGTCTACTCACTAGACCATGGCCGGAGCCGCCTTTAG